cagctgccccacccccaaccccagccatgCTGACTCAGGCCCTCCGTGCCCCCTGCTGTTTCAGAGCAGACCTACTGTGACCGGCTGGTCCAGGACACACCTTTCCTGATGGGCCATGGACGCCTCAGTGAGCAGCAGGTGGACAGGATCATCCTCCAGCTGAACCGCTACTACCCCCAGATACTCAGCAACAAGGATGCGGAGAAGGTAATGGggggccctcccctcccccctggggctgggaggaagcaagcttgggggcagggcagggcagctTGGAGGTGAAAGCCTGGCTCCTTGCAGGGACGTTGGGCCCAGAACATCAGCTCTGCAAACCTGTCTCTTCCTGTGTCATCGGGGCCTGCTGGCGGCCCTCCAGAGTTGCCGGGAGCACCCCAGGAGACAGGACAGCATGCCCCCACACATGACAGGCCTAGGAGTGGcgtgaggggcagggggtgaggagCGGGGCTGCTGGCCAGGCTCCACGCCAGGGCCACGgggctctgcccctgcctcttgCAAAGGTTCACAAATGGACAAACATTCAGGGATGCCGAGGGAGAGTGGGTTCATTTTGCCTGCACTGCCCTTTCTCTGACTCCCCCTCAGGACAAGGGCTTTGGGGTGCAGGGCTCCCCTCCAGCTGGGTGACTGAGTGAGCCCTGCTCTTGGAGCTGCGGCCCTCGCCGCTGGTGCCGGGCAATGGTGCTGTATGCAGGGTTGTCCACGGGGTTCGGGGCCTCTCCTGGGGACAGCTGAAATCTCCATGGGCCCTGCTACTAGCTCAGAAGCTTAAGGTATAAAAGTTTACAGTAAGTTAAAAAGCATGGGTTAACTTTATACCTTATTATTATAGTTAAAAGTCTAGTATATTGGGtacaaatttgaatttgaaaagttTCAGACATTTATAGAGAAAAAGGGAGACTCCTGCCTCCGCCCACCCACACTCTTCTGTTCCTCATAGTTTCCGTGGCTCCGGCCAAATAATGCCTGTCTTTGCCTTGCAGTTTCTGGGCCAATTCTCATTCCAGGTGGAGGGGAATACTGCCACCAGGTGGCAGCAGCAGGCCACAGCCGCCAGGTCCCAGGGATCCAGGCCAAGTGCCCAGTTCACTGACCTTTAGAACCATGCATTTCTCCATCAAACACATCAAAAGAGcttgtttttttctgcttaacccttagtttttattttttattttttaaattttaaaaaagattttatttatttatttgtcaggggagtggggagagcagaagcagggggagtggcaggcagcaggagaagcagactccccgctaagcagggaaccccaagtgggactcagtcccaggacgctgagatcatgacctgagccgaaggtagctgcttaactgactgaaccacccaggcgccccttaaccctgggtttttaaaaacttgaatcaTATTCCTGTAGACCTTGAACTACTGGAAGTTACCACTTAGGCTATCATCTCATTGTTTCCCTGTAAGGACCCTACCATTTGGGTTCATTACGCCCTTTTTAGAAGTGAGGAAACAGAGTTGTAGGGGGTGAAGAgacttgccaaggtcacacagcaagccaTCAGTTTCCAACAGTTGGAATAATGTCACCACTGTCCTTCTCGATGCTGTGTCTGGCCTCTGCAAGGAGGGAGTGCAAGGCCCAGTGGCCATGCTGTGACCTCAGCATGCTGGGCTGCGACCCTGGGTAGTCTGGAGTGGTCAGTTGCTGCCTCCTCTAGGTGTTCTCAGCCCCCCAGccaccctggccctgccccttcAGCCTGACCTTCCCTTGCACCCTTTCCACCCCCAGTTCCGGAACCCCAAGGCGTCCCTGCGCGTGCGGCTCTGCGACCTCCTGGGTCATCTGCAGCGGAGCGGCGAGCGGGACTGCCAGGAGTTCTACCGGGCCCTGTACATCCACGCCCAGCCCCTGCACAGCCGTCTGCCCAGCCGGCTTGCCCTGCGTAAGTATGCCCAGCCTCTCACCCAGCGCCGTCTCCACAGTGGTccccagagagaggaggcagtgTTCAGATTCAGAGATCGTCATCTCTGTATCTCTTGGGCCAGTGTTTGCAGAGAAGGTAGCATTTCGTGCACGtggccctgcccttccctctggccCAAGGCACCGGGAATCCACAGGCTTGTGTTGCAAGCACCAGCCTTGAGTGAACAGTGCAGAAGCCGAGGCTGCCCCCACAACCAGGATGCCCAGGGGGATCCCTGCAGCGTGGGGTTTCTGTAGAACGGTCTGGGGCTCAGATGGTGGATCCAGGGCCCGTGTGTTGGTTTATAGGGTCTTGCCTGCATGCTCAGGAGGCGTGAAAGTCCCGAGCGACCCTCCAAGCTGCTGGGTTGGCGATAGGGGAGGCATGGGTGGGGATGGTAGCTCAGTCCTGAGGCCTCTGTGGCCTGGTCTCTTGGAGCAGGGGCTGCTGTCCCTCAATCCTCTGATGTGAACCTGGAGGCCAAAGGGCAGGGTGGCTCACCCACTCACCCCAGGATGCTCAGCTGGGACCCAGGGCTAGTGTCCCTGACCTGAGGGTGGGCCGCAGGACTGGGCCCTGAGCTCTGGCCCAGGACCCATGTGTCATGCCAgccaccgggggtggggggcccactGCCTGGCTGGGAGTCATGCACCTTCTAGGCTCCAGGCCATTGGCAGGTGGCCGGTCGGGAAGTTCTGGGGAGAGTACACTCCCTGCCCTCGTGTGGACATCAGACTTGGGACAGGCGGGTGTTCATCCTGCATCTGCAGGGGACAATGGCCCTCACCCCATGGCCCTCAGGGTCTCAGGAAGTGGACAGAAGGAAACCCAAAATTCAGGGTTCCATGAGGCTTGCCCCCAGTCCCCTCTCTGGTGCTGACCCCCCCAAGTCCGGCCCAGAAGACTGGGTGCCCCTACAGTCTGGTCCTGCCCAGCCAGGGCCccccagggttggggggaaggagcCTGAGCAGGCCCTTGGTTTCCGGTGGGCGGGGCAAACCCCTTCCTCTGGCCCACCCCCCACTAACCGAGCCCTATGATTTTGTTTCCAGAGAACTCAGATTGCACAGAGCTAGACTCAGGCACCGTGGGCCGCGAGCTCAGTGACAGGGGTAACCGCCTCCGcgtcccccgccccctccccccccagggctctgtctctgcctcagGGGCTGTTCCTTTCCAAGTCAGGCTTGGTCCTGACTTCCCGTTGCACGGGCCCCAGGGTGCTTGCTGGGGCGCCCCGTCCTCCAGGCTCAGACAGCCACTTGCTCACTTGCCCCTTTTGTCCCCAGGACCCGTGGCCTTCCTGGCCTGCCTCGGCCTGGCCGCAGGGCTGGCGCTCCTCGTCTACTGCTGCCCTCCAGGTGGGTACTGCCTGGCCAGGCCCAAGTACTGAGTCCCTGGcctccccgtgcctcagtttccttgcctgtgCAGTGGAACAGTGGCGGGGCCCATCTCACAGGGcccaggaggaagaaggaatgtGCCCTGGTTCTCAAGCCCACCACCCCCAGAGGGCGGTGAATGACATCCCCTGACAGGTGGCAGAGTgcagctgggctctggggttAGAAAGCCCTGCGCTCTGTGGTGCCTGGAGCAGGGCGCCCACCTCTGGCCCCTCTGTGGCTCAGCCCTGACAAATGGACGGGAGGCCCGTGGCCCCACATGCCAGCGGCTGCCCCTTTCCTGCCACGCCAGGCCTATCGCTGCCGTGCTTGGCAGGGACACCCCCGTCACGCGCCTATAGGGCTAAGAAGGCCTGTTGGTGGCAGTTTCTGAAACCACCTTGTCTTCCAGACCCTAAGGTGCTGCCGGGGGCCCGGCGTGTCCTGGGCTTCTCCCCTGTCATCGTCGACAGGCACGTCAGCCGCTTCCTGCTGGCCTTCCTCACAGATGACCTGGGAGGGCTCTGACGACCCCCGCCTGCCCACCACCCACCAAAGAAGTCCCACCTGCCCGCCCAGGGGCCTGCCACTTCTTTTCTAAATGCTTGTTTTTCactatttatacttttttaaagaaagttgccTTCGCCTGACGAAGGTGCTCAACAATATTAAACGTTGGAGTCTTGTCCTTTTTCTCAGGAGTATTTTCTAGATGATTCTGACCCTGAGGACGCCTGGTGTTCCACAACCAGCCCAGGGTCCAGGTCCTGCTCAGGCTGTCcgcctggcccctggcccctgcgGCCCTCAgcgcccacccccccaccccccacccccaccgtctCCCCCACGTGTTCCCTgttctccctccccgcccctccccacagctTCCGTCCAGAGCACACATATCCCGTCCAGAGCACACATCTCCCGCTTCGAGCCCCTCTGCCGGCCGTTCCTTGCTTGGTGTGTCATTTGTCCCCACACCCGttccttcccatcctctctcctttcccagccccaggcccaggtgGGAAGGCTAGGTGGGGGCACTGCCCTGGGCCTCCGGGGGCACCAGCCGCACACCCCAAGAAGCCTCAGTGCCCACACACGTTCACCTCCTTCTGCCCAGTGCCCCCGCAGGTGGGGGCTGCTTCTCTGCTTTcctgaagaggaaacagaggttaCTTGGCCAGGAAAAGGGGGACCCAGCATGTGAGGGGGTCACCACTGTCTTCATTCCCTTTCCATGATGTGTCCCCATCCAGTCACCAGAGTGGACACCCCAGTCCTGGGCCCTACCTGGCCTTGCCAGCCCCTGTGTCCTGGGAATGGAGGCTCTCCCCGCCAGGAGGTTAGGACCCGGTCTTAGTGGGTCTGGGCTGGGTCTGATGGATACAGCTCCAGGCAGAGCCTGGAAATGAGCACAAGATCTTGTCCCAGATTCCAAAAGCTCAGAGAAAAAAAGTCCACAGAACCtattagaacttttattttttattttactttattttttaaagattttattcatttatttgacagggagagatcacaagtaggcagagcagcaggcagagagagggggtaagcaggctccccgctgagcagagagcccgatgcggggctcgatcccaggaccctgagatcatgacctgagccgaaggcagaggctttaacccacacaCTGTGTGTGTACCACCCGCCGGCAGGCAGGAGCTCTCGCACCGCACCCCCTCCAGGCACCGCCACTTTCGTTAGGGCCACCAAGATGGGGCTTCCACACACGCTCCCtgcacacgcacactcacactcactcacAGCCACGCGCAAGAGGCGCACGTGCATCAGGCTCAGCTGGTCCCCCGAGGTCCCTCTCCCAATAGCCGCCCTGTCAGCTCCTGCCCCGACAGCCTCCTTTTGGGGAAACAAGCATATTTGTCAACCTAAGAATCACCATGAGTTTGCATTTTCCATGGGAGGTTTCCAGAGAGGCGGGGCCAGCCAGCTCTGGAAATGACAGCTGCTCGGGGGTCTCAGGGTGGCAGGGCACAGGGATGGAAACCGGcgggggcagaggaagcagctccAGGGCCCGGCGGCCCAGGCCCATGCAGCCAGCTCGGGCTAATACACTCATTCCCAGGTGCGGGTGGGCAAGTGAGGGCCGGGGGTAGGGAGAGCCCGGCGCAGGGGCCGTCTGGTGTGCCTGGATGCCGCCGGACAGCATGGCCAACCGCTGGCTCAACGCCCGTGCGGCAGGCCCCAGGGGCTCTCAACTCGgagcctcagtttgcccatctgtaTAATGGGAACACTCCTGGGAGAACTGGAGCAGGCCTGGGACAGCACTGCTGTCAGCCAGAACTCTGTGAACTTAGCAGCTTGTGGGAAGGTGCCTCAGAGGTATATTTCTCTCCAGGACCCCCCGTTGGGTGGAGCAAGTACAGTTGCTTGCACTTGGCTGGGAGGACGGAAGGGCCACGCTGAGCCACTGGGCCAAATGGAGCACCCACAGCTTTGCCCCCCACAGAGGTCCTCTTGACCTTGCTCAGGGCCCAGGTGAGGGACCCGTGAGCCTGCCCGTTCCCCAGCAGTCCCCCTCCCGGGCCTGGCTGGGGCTGGATTTCAGATCCCTTGCAGCCAGGTCCCCATGCGAACGGCTCCCGTCACTGCAGAGGCTGGACTGGGGGCTGCTGCCCCGCTGGCCCGCCACACCAGTGGCCTGGTCCCCGCACCTGCTCTGGACTCGGAGCTCAGGGGTGGCGGAGCCTCTGGAGGTCAGTGGGCCCGTGAGGGTCCTTGTCTGGTCTACAGCTACTCCACGTATCACGAGGGCGTGAGATGCCAATTCCCAGAGCAGATTTCTTCCTGGGCAGGTGCCCTGGGGTGTTCTCCATGCTTGTCACACTTTCTGAGAGACGCAGCTGGGAAAGGGTGACAGACACACCCTGGTGAAGGTgacagagacacctgggtgaAGGTGGTGAGTGCAGGCATGGCTGGCTGCCAGGAGGGGAAAAGAGGCTTCGCAAGGGCTGTAATTTTAGCTCAGCTGGTAACACCTGCTATGTTGTGAACATTTGTGTCTCCAAAATCCACAATATTGAAACCTACCCCCCAAGGTGGTGGTGGTAGGACCTAGGGCCCCTGGGGGTCACCAGATCACGAGGGTGGTGCCCAAGATGGGATTAGTGACCTTACAAAAGGGGATCCAGAGGGCCTGCCACATGAGGCTACAGTGAGAAGTGGAAGCCGGTTctcaccacacaccacacaccacacgGAATCTGCCGGTGCCTTGATCTCCGACTTCCAGCCTCCTG
The DNA window shown above is from Mustela erminea isolate mMusErm1 chromosome 12, mMusErm1.Pri, whole genome shotgun sequence and carries:
- the CARD19 gene encoding caspase recruitment domain-containing protein 19 isoform X1, with protein sequence MTEQTYCDRLVQDTPFLMGHGRLSEQQVDRIILQLNRYYPQILSNKDAEKFRNPKASLRVRLCDLLGHLQRSGERDCQEFYRALYIHAQPLHSRLPSRLALQNSDCTELDSGTVGRELSDRGPVAFLACLGLAAGLALLVYCCPPDPKVLPGARRVLGFSPVIVDRHVSRFLLAFLTDDLGGL
- the CARD19 gene encoding caspase recruitment domain-containing protein 19 isoform X3; its protein translation is MTEQTYCDRLVQDTPFLMGHGRLSEQQVDRIILQLNRYYPQILSNKDAEKFRNPKASLRVRLCDLLGHLQRSGERDCQEFYRALYIHAQPLHSRLPSRLALRPVAFLACLGLAAGLALLVYCCPPDPKVLPGARRVLGFSPVIVDRHVSRFLLAFLTDDLGGL
- the CARD19 gene encoding caspase recruitment domain-containing protein 19 isoform X2, giving the protein MGHGRLSEQQVDRIILQLNRYYPQILSNKDAEKFRNPKASLRVRLCDLLGHLQRSGERDCQEFYRALYIHAQPLHSRLPSRLALQNSDCTELDSGTVGRELSDRGPVAFLACLGLAAGLALLVYCCPPDPKVLPGARRVLGFSPVIVDRHVSRFLLAFLTDDLGGL